From the genome of Aerosakkonema funiforme FACHB-1375, one region includes:
- a CDS encoding sensor domain-containing protein, producing the protein MSFPNNQEIANSLLCKSITDKRNIEKKPEGLMLVSRDGILLEVNPEFLAIIEAKSVEEVLGKPVINLIYSEDCVAFEKLHQSVCQGKTEKLQFRVLGLCGGLRWLEINSVAWRNFYGDIMGVMNITRDITESKLIRQAQQNLISLIQSSYDFISLATLEGKVTFVNKAGQNLLGIDGDEEVKKTLIFDYLMPEDLVDYQKRIWPKIVQNGSWQGEYRFRHFKTNTPIAIYQNSFAIEDPDTNKPVAIATVSRDITDRKRAEQKRQESERRYQILEKVSPVGIFYTDAEGHCLHVNEQWCEITGLTLAEALGEGWTKAIHPEDRQRVLNQWYREAKENLCFKSEYRFARPDGIVTWVLGQAIAETNPNGKVTGYVATIADISDRKQAEEQLRYYAFYDALTKLPNRALFLERLGNLIARSHKGSRETFSPVSDGKFAVLFLNLNRFQIVKYSLGHLLADRLLIATARRLEECLSNFGCLLVNNLELEKADFPSKSAMENTELRELKEIDRLSHNSKSTFPYNCQEKSQNLNFFVAQVGLDEFAIILTPVEQQEEVTEIANSIYDALQLPFLLDGREVYISASIGIALSSIGYRRPEDFLQAADTAMHACKRVKQACYAIFEPGWHTGAVAQLQMETDLRRAIERRELQVYYQPIVALKSSRISGFEALVRWQHPKRGIISPSEFIPLAEETGLIAAIDRYVLREACRQISVWQQAFPTEVPLTLSVNLSGFQLSQLDLIEQIDRILRETGIYPGSLKLEITESKLAGNMVSEKRMLQQLKDLGIQLSIDDFGTGYSCLARLHQLPIDTLKIDRSFISSLGVDSDSLEIVRTIVTLAHSLGMDAIAEGVETVEQLAQLQALQCEYGQGYFFSKPIASATAWGLLNHFR; encoded by the coding sequence ATGAGCTTTCCAAACAATCAAGAAATAGCTAATTCGCTGTTATGTAAAAGCATAACAGATAAAAGAAATATAGAAAAAAAGCCAGAAGGCTTGATGCTCGTAAGTCGAGATGGCATCCTGCTAGAAGTAAACCCGGAATTTCTAGCAATAATTGAAGCTAAATCCGTTGAAGAAGTTTTGGGAAAACCAGTCATAAACTTGATCTATTCAGAAGATTGTGTGGCCTTTGAAAAACTACACCAATCAGTTTGTCAAGGGAAAACAGAAAAATTGCAATTCCGCGTCCTGGGGTTGTGCGGTGGATTGCGTTGGCTGGAAATCAATTCAGTAGCTTGGCGCAATTTTTATGGGGATATTATGGGAGTTATGAACATCACCCGCGACATTACAGAGAGCAAACTCATAAGGCAAGCACAGCAAAATTTAATATCGCTTATTCAAAGCAGTTATGATTTTATTAGCTTGGCTACTTTAGAAGGAAAAGTGACATTCGTTAACAAGGCAGGTCAAAATCTCCTGGGAATTGATGGAGATGAAGAAGTTAAAAAAACATTAATATTCGACTACTTGATGCCCGAAGATCTGGTAGATTATCAGAAGAGAATTTGGCCGAAAATCGTGCAGAATGGCTCTTGGCAAGGAGAATATCGCTTTAGGCATTTTAAGACTAACACACCGATCGCAATTTATCAAAACTCGTTTGCGATCGAAGACCCCGATACAAATAAGCCTGTCGCCATTGCCACAGTCAGTCGCGACATTACCGATCGCAAACGAGCAGAGCAAAAGCGACAAGAGAGCGAACGTCGCTATCAAATTTTGGAAAAAGTATCGCCGGTCGGCATTTTCTACACAGATGCGGAAGGTCACTGCCTGCACGTCAACGAGCAATGGTGCGAAATTACCGGACTGACGCTAGCAGAAGCTTTGGGTGAAGGGTGGACAAAAGCGATACACCCCGAAGATCGACAGCGCGTTCTCAACCAATGGTATCGGGAAGCCAAAGAAAATTTGTGCTTTAAATCCGAGTATCGGTTTGCGCGTCCGGATGGAATTGTAACTTGGGTATTGGGTCAGGCGATCGCCGAAACAAACCCAAATGGAAAAGTCACCGGCTACGTGGCTACGATCGCCGATATTAGCGATCGCAAACAAGCGGAAGAACAACTGCGTTATTATGCCTTTTACGATGCCCTCACCAAACTGCCCAACCGAGCTTTGTTCCTAGAGCGATTGGGAAATTTGATTGCCAGAAGCCACAAGGGTAGCAGAGAAACATTCTCCCCCGTCTCCGATGGCAAATTTGCCGTGCTGTTTTTGAATCTGAACCGCTTCCAGATAGTCAAATACAGCCTGGGACACCTACTTGCCGATCGACTCCTGATTGCCACAGCTCGTCGCTTAGAGGAGTGCCTGAGCAATTTTGGGTGCCTGCTCGTTAACAACTTGGAACTTGAAAAAGCAGATTTTCCATCAAAATCTGCTATGGAGAATACAGAATTGAGAGAATTAAAAGAAATCGATCGCCTCTCTCACAATTCAAAATCCACATTTCCATACAATTGCCAGGAAAAAAGCCAAAACCTCAATTTTTTCGTGGCGCAAGTGGGATTAGACGAGTTTGCCATTATTCTTACTCCTGTAGAGCAACAGGAGGAAGTTACCGAGATAGCAAATTCTATCTACGACGCGCTACAATTACCTTTCCTACTGGATGGACGCGAAGTTTACATCAGCGCCAGTATTGGCATTGCCCTCAGCTCTATAGGATATAGGCGACCGGAAGATTTCCTGCAAGCTGCCGATACGGCAATGCACGCTTGCAAGCGCGTCAAACAAGCTTGTTATGCCATATTTGAGCCCGGATGGCACACAGGTGCTGTAGCGCAATTGCAGATGGAAACAGATTTGCGGCGAGCGATCGAACGTCGCGAGTTGCAAGTTTACTATCAGCCGATCGTCGCGCTTAAAAGCAGTCGCATTAGCGGATTTGAGGCGCTAGTACGCTGGCAGCACCCCAAGAGAGGTATTATCTCCCCAAGCGAGTTTATCCCTCTGGCAGAAGAAACAGGACTGATTGCCGCGATCGATCGCTATGTGCTGCGGGAAGCTTGTCGCCAGATATCTGTTTGGCAGCAGGCTTTTCCAACCGAAGTTCCCTTGACTTTGAGCGTCAATTTATCTGGCTTCCAGTTATCGCAACTTGACTTAATCGAGCAAATCGATCGCATTCTGCGGGAAACTGGCATATACCCTGGGAGTTTGAAACTGGAAATCACCGAAAGCAAGTTAGCCGGAAATATGGTTTCCGAAAAGAGAATGTTGCAACAGTTAAAAGATTTAGGCATTCAGCTTTCCATCGATGACTTTGGCACCGGTTACTCTTGTTTGGCGCGTCTCCACCAACTGCCGATCGATACTTTAAAAATCGACCGTTCGTTTATCTCATCTCTGGGCGTCGATAGCGACAGTTTAGAAATTGTGCGAACGATCGTCACCCTCGCTCACAGTTTGGGTATGGATGCGATCGCAGAGGGTGTAGAAACAGTCGAGCAGCTGGCGCAACTCCAGGCGCTGCAATGCGAATATGGACAAGGGTACTTTTTCTCTAAGCCGATCGCCAGCGCCACTGCATGGGGGTTACTCAACCATTTTCGGTAA
- a CDS encoding sensor histidine kinase — translation MPQNVLFQVKDCGRGIPAEKLETIFERFHQVDVSDSRKKGGTGLGLAICRSIVQQHGGSIWVESTLGEGSCFYFTLPIAVRDENNYDNQANLSH, via the coding sequence ATGCCCCAAAATGTACTATTCCAAGTGAAAGATTGCGGACGGGGTATTCCTGCTGAAAAACTGGAAACTATTTTCGAGCGCTTTCACCAGGTTGATGTCTCCGATTCGCGCAAAAAAGGCGGGACGGGGTTGGGTTTAGCGATTTGTCGCAGCATTGTGCAACAGCACGGTGGATCGATCTGGGTTGAGAGTACTCTAGGTGAAGGCAGCTGTTTTTACTTCACTTTACCGATTGCAGTAAGGGACGAAAACAACTATGACAACCAAGCGAATCTTAGTCATTGA
- a CDS encoding response regulator, with product MTTKRILVIDDEDGVREIIQFSLEAGGGWEVLAAACGSEGLALAEAEQPDAIILDVMMPDMDGPTTFGHLQASDRTKHIPTILLTAKAKISEQKQFINLGVAGVITKPFGVRDLVNQIRNILNWQD from the coding sequence ATGACAACCAAGCGAATCTTAGTCATTGATGATGAAGATGGTGTGCGAGAAATTATCCAATTTTCTCTGGAAGCGGGAGGAGGTTGGGAAGTTTTGGCTGCCGCTTGCGGTAGCGAGGGATTGGCTTTAGCTGAAGCCGAACAACCCGATGCTATTATTTTAGATGTGATGATGCCGGATATGGATGGGCCTACGACTTTCGGGCATTTGCAAGCAAGCGATCGCACCAAACACATCCCCACTATTCTACTAACTGCCAAAGCAAAAATTAGCGAACAAAAGCAGTTTATCAACTTGGGCGTAGCCGGAGTCATCACTAAGCCTTTTGGAGTTCGCGATTTAGTTAATCAGATCCGAAATATTTTGAATTGGCAAGATTAA
- a CDS encoding dienelactone hydrolase family protein, whose amino-acid sequence MESTLELKVQERSIWIGSGRVDLEGNLSVPEGARAIVLFAHGSGSSRHSPRNRSVAQELNQAGFATLLFDLLTADEEQTDKQKRLLRFNINFLAERLIDATEWVAQNLETHKLKIGYFGASTGAGAALVAAAELPEAIGAVVSRSGRPDMAESSLPKVQAPTLLIVGGNDTQVIEMNEKALPQLQVEKKLEIVPGATHLFEEPGALEEVVRVAHDWFVQYLK is encoded by the coding sequence ATGGAAAGCACCTTGGAATTGAAGGTTCAAGAGCGATCGATCTGGATAGGATCTGGCCGCGTCGATCTAGAAGGTAACTTGAGCGTACCCGAAGGAGCGCGTGCGATTGTGCTATTTGCCCACGGTAGCGGTAGCAGCAGGCACAGTCCTCGCAATCGTTCTGTTGCACAAGAGCTAAATCAGGCCGGATTTGCGACATTACTGTTCGATTTGCTGACCGCAGATGAAGAACAAACAGATAAGCAGAAGCGACTATTGCGCTTCAACATCAACTTTTTAGCGGAACGGCTAATTGATGCCACCGAATGGGTTGCACAAAACCTTGAGACTCACAAGCTCAAAATCGGTTACTTCGGTGCCAGCACTGGTGCGGGTGCCGCATTGGTGGCAGCCGCAGAACTCCCGGAAGCTATTGGCGCGGTTGTTTCTCGCAGCGGACGCCCCGATATGGCTGAATCCTCCCTGCCAAAAGTGCAAGCACCGACGCTGCTAATCGTAGGCGGAAACGACACTCAAGTAATTGAGATGAACGAGAAGGCGCTGCCACAGCTGCAAGTGGAAAAGAAACTGGAAATCGTTCCCGGAGCAACCCATCTATTTGAGGAACCGGGTGCTTTGGAAGAGGTGGTGCGCGTCGCACATGATTGGTTTGTGCAATACCTCAAATAA
- a CDS encoding response regulator: MRILLVEDDECLAEGLEKALTSQHYLVEVANDGQVAWELAESINYDLILLDLMLPKLDGISFCKRRRQQGDRTPILLLTAQEAITSKVAALDAGADDYIVKPFNMEELLARMRALLRRGSAIALPVLEWGSLRLDPSNCEVTYAGQHLHLTAKEYGLLELFLRNNHRIFSQSAILDHLWSFDEPPTENAVRAHIKCLRSKLKKAGAPELIETIYGLGYRLKSTEEDKEEKSEKAGIYYQVNAGDRTEETRGKREKISSYLTAKKQPLTIANKLTEIWDKNKHKYRDRIGVIEEAVTALVENNFTEELRVRAERQAHTLAGSLGSFGFERADSLSRAIEQIFQDQENLPQTEIQQLQKLIVQLRQELQFSQDEDKTAEEQRSRKVEKQTNLLTKNSKLKIQNFLSFPSARLLIVDDDADLAELLISEAKGRGIEAQIATNLAKAREIIAQAPPDAVLLDLSFPDTQENGFELLVELSKYQPLLPVLVFTATDNLADRVKVARLGGRGFLHKSVSPSQVIDVLAELLQQPSTPEAKLLIVDDDPQLLDFLRTLLEPWGFQLTLLDDPKQFWDGLAQSAPDLLILDVEMPEFNGIDLCQVVRNDAYWNDLPVLFLSARTDAETIHRVFAAGADDYVSKPIVGPELVARVLNRLERTKILRKLRKLVNSQ; this comes from the coding sequence GTGAGAATTCTGCTGGTAGAAGACGATGAGTGTCTGGCGGAAGGACTTGAGAAAGCTCTGACAAGTCAGCATTATTTAGTCGAAGTTGCTAATGACGGTCAGGTGGCTTGGGAGTTGGCAGAATCGATAAACTACGATTTGATTTTGCTGGATTTAATGCTACCTAAGCTGGATGGTATTAGTTTTTGCAAACGGCGACGGCAACAGGGCGATCGCACGCCCATTTTACTACTCACGGCACAAGAGGCGATTACCAGCAAAGTCGCGGCATTAGATGCAGGGGCAGATGATTATATTGTCAAGCCTTTCAATATGGAAGAGTTATTGGCTAGAATGCGAGCTTTGCTGCGACGAGGCAGTGCGATCGCTTTGCCAGTACTGGAGTGGGGTTCCCTGCGTCTTGACCCCAGCAACTGCGAGGTGACATACGCAGGTCAGCACTTGCATCTTACTGCCAAAGAGTACGGCCTATTGGAGCTATTTTTACGTAACAATCACCGCATTTTCAGCCAAAGTGCTATACTAGATCATCTGTGGTCTTTTGATGAACCTCCCACAGAAAATGCCGTCAGAGCGCACATAAAGTGTTTGCGATCGAAACTCAAAAAAGCAGGCGCACCCGAATTAATAGAGACAATCTACGGATTGGGATATCGGCTCAAATCAACAGAAGAGGATAAAGAGGAAAAGAGCGAAAAAGCAGGTATTTATTATCAAGTAAATGCTGGCGATCGCACCGAGGAAACAAGAGGAAAAAGAGAAAAAATTTCATCTTATTTAACAGCCAAGAAGCAACCATTAACAATCGCCAACAAATTAACCGAAATTTGGGATAAAAATAAACATAAATACAGGGATCGCATTGGGGTCATAGAAGAAGCTGTAACTGCTCTGGTAGAAAATAATTTCACAGAAGAATTGCGTGTCCGAGCAGAGCGGCAAGCTCACACATTGGCAGGGTCGTTAGGCAGTTTTGGCTTTGAGCGAGCTGACAGCCTTTCTCGTGCGATCGAACAAATATTTCAAGATCAAGAAAACCTGCCGCAGACCGAAATACAGCAACTGCAAAAATTAATTGTGCAGCTGCGCCAGGAATTGCAATTCAGTCAAGATGAGGATAAAACAGCAGAGGAACAGAGGAGCAGAAAAGTAGAAAAGCAGACGAATCTTTTAACTAAAAATTCAAAACTAAAAATTCAAAACTTCCTCAGTTTCCCATCGGCGCGACTGTTAATTGTTGATGACGATGCGGATTTAGCCGAGCTTTTAATTTCAGAAGCAAAAGGTAGGGGAATAGAGGCACAAATTGCCACAAATTTAGCCAAAGCGAGGGAAATAATAGCTCAAGCCCCACCGGATGCTGTGCTGCTGGATCTTTCTTTTCCCGACACCCAGGAAAACGGTTTTGAACTGTTAGTAGAACTGAGTAAATATCAGCCGCTACTGCCTGTACTGGTATTTACCGCTACCGATAATTTAGCCGATCGCGTTAAAGTCGCTCGTTTGGGGGGACGGGGCTTTTTACACAAGTCAGTATCTCCGTCTCAGGTAATAGATGTTTTAGCCGAACTCTTGCAACAACCCTCTACACCGGAAGCAAAACTGCTGATTGTAGACGATGACCCTCAGTTGCTAGATTTTTTGCGTACCTTACTGGAACCTTGGGGATTTCAGCTCACCCTACTGGATGACCCAAAACAATTTTGGGATGGCTTGGCGCAATCTGCACCCGATTTGCTCATTCTGGATGTAGAAATGCCAGAGTTTAACGGCATCGATTTGTGCCAAGTTGTACGCAATGATGCTTACTGGAACGATTTACCGGTGCTGTTTTTATCTGCTCGCACGGATGCCGAAACTATACATCGGGTGTTTGCAGCCGGTGCGGATGACTACGTGAGTAAGCCAATTGTAGGGCCAGAGCTAGTCGCCCGCGTCCTGAACCGACTGGAGAGGACAAAAATTCTACGCAAACTACGAAAATTAGTTAACAGCCAGTAG
- a CDS encoding serine/threonine-protein kinase: MFESGQILQERYQLQEQLGHTGAGRHTWLALDLHSPPPHEQAIVKLLAFSPQMQWEELKLFEREAKILQNLNHPCIPRYRDYFSLDRQAGGGLPWFALVQDYIPGVTLQTLLDKRHTFSEDEVRQIAAEVLDILIYLHELNPPVLHRDIKPSNLILAENKQVYLVDFGAVQEKAAVTGMTFTVVGTCGYTPIEQFWGRSVPASDLYALGATLIHLLTGTVPTDLPHQDSRIQFADRVNITPSFGRWIHKLTEPAVEKRFPFAREALQTLASGLVPVNPHKIRQPRETLQRRESSAKLAKSSQVRANAIVLSGGLGLILLGGCFTIGIMTTLFFGYSGISAAILNAPAVKIFIFTLYVLAFACFGGAASLITIALGGFLKIIKDRRN, translated from the coding sequence ATGTTTGAATCAGGACAGATACTGCAAGAAAGATACCAATTACAAGAGCAGCTCGGACATACTGGTGCAGGTAGGCACACTTGGCTAGCTCTCGATCTCCATTCTCCACCACCGCACGAACAAGCGATCGTCAAATTACTGGCGTTCAGTCCCCAGATGCAGTGGGAAGAACTGAAATTATTTGAACGGGAAGCCAAAATCTTACAAAATCTCAATCATCCTTGCATTCCTCGCTACCGCGATTATTTTTCATTGGATAGACAAGCAGGTGGAGGTTTACCTTGGTTTGCTTTGGTACAGGACTACATTCCCGGCGTTACGTTGCAAACACTTTTGGATAAGCGACACACTTTTTCGGAAGATGAAGTACGCCAAATTGCCGCAGAAGTTCTGGATATTCTCATTTATCTGCACGAATTGAATCCGCCCGTGTTGCACCGAGACATTAAGCCCAGCAACTTAATTTTGGCAGAAAACAAACAAGTTTATTTAGTTGATTTTGGTGCTGTGCAAGAAAAAGCCGCAGTGACGGGAATGACATTTACCGTTGTGGGAACTTGCGGTTATACGCCGATCGAGCAATTTTGGGGACGTTCTGTTCCCGCTTCGGATCTTTATGCTTTGGGTGCGACATTAATACACCTTTTGACTGGGACAGTTCCTACCGATTTACCCCATCAGGATTCGCGCATTCAGTTTGCCGATCGCGTTAATATAACTCCTAGCTTTGGGCGTTGGATTCATAAACTCACAGAACCGGCAGTGGAAAAACGCTTCCCATTCGCCCGCGAAGCTTTGCAAACACTTGCATCCGGGTTAGTTCCCGTTAATCCTCACAAAATCCGCCAGCCAAGAGAAACTTTGCAACGGCGCGAAAGTAGCGCCAAATTGGCTAAATCCAGTCAAGTGCGGGCAAACGCGATCGTTTTATCTGGCGGATTGGGATTAATTTTATTGGGAGGTTGCTTTACGATCGGCATCATGACTACCCTGTTCTTCGGCTATTCCGGCATCAGTGCTGCCATTCTCAACGCCCCAGCCGTGAAAATTTTTATCTTCACCCTCTACGTGCTTGCCTTCGCCTGTTTTGGCGGTGCAGCATCCCTAATCACGATTGCCTTGGGCGGTTTCCTAAAAATAATCAAGGATAGAAGAAATTAG
- a CDS encoding DUF6745 domain-containing protein, producing MVKKLTPEQEYLISVYQEKWERIALSIKPIDRIKATIALENAYRLIRNKKPKPKIIFFDSPFAALSYIASFIGEQLKNTTTEEFDSSFWSSSLAIRDNSELNLWEKLETKLWALYWKDPYNTQAEKVSWRSYLWQQLKEQIGDELCEELEILLVEQTERRVWEQVEEHLVRKMIEYMGSKLKKIFQANIDLEVEVPLYSLEDAADRMLSGLIHNHFYHGAMRLWNLNSWNSRAAFVDFCFSALNCDGDREKWLLFQSLVKECNWVFPLENLFLVCDRPRILSFDNQQRLHAEGSAAIQYADGFSIYAYHGIILPEEYGKVHPDRWQAEWLLSEKNAELRRVLIQGIGYARICQELQPVELDNWQEYTLLKIDNDVDIEQIYMLKMTCPSTGYIHALRVPPNMRSAREAIKWVNWGIDPQEFSIQT from the coding sequence ATGGTAAAAAAACTTACTCCAGAACAAGAATATCTGATTTCGGTTTATCAGGAAAAATGGGAACGAATTGCCCTTTCTATTAAGCCAATAGATAGAATAAAAGCAACAATAGCGCTGGAGAACGCTTATCGTTTAATTCGTAATAAAAAACCAAAACCAAAAATTATTTTTTTTGATAGCCCTTTCGCAGCTTTGAGTTATATCGCGTCATTTATAGGCGAGCAATTGAAAAATACAACAACAGAAGAATTTGATTCAAGTTTCTGGTCGAGTAGTCTTGCCATCAGAGATAACAGTGAATTGAATTTATGGGAGAAACTGGAAACAAAACTGTGGGCTTTATATTGGAAAGACCCTTATAACACGCAAGCAGAAAAAGTTTCTTGGAGAAGTTATCTGTGGCAGCAACTGAAGGAACAAATAGGAGATGAACTGTGCGAAGAACTGGAAATATTGTTGGTCGAACAAACAGAACGTCGAGTTTGGGAGCAAGTGGAAGAACATCTGGTGCGAAAAATGATAGAATATATGGGAAGCAAACTAAAAAAAATCTTTCAAGCAAATATCGATTTAGAAGTTGAAGTGCCTTTATATAGTTTAGAAGATGCAGCCGATCGAATGCTGTCTGGATTAATTCACAATCACTTTTATCACGGTGCTATGCGTCTGTGGAATTTGAATTCGTGGAACAGTCGGGCTGCTTTTGTTGATTTTTGTTTTTCCGCATTGAACTGCGATGGCGATCGAGAAAAATGGCTTCTATTTCAATCGCTAGTTAAAGAATGTAACTGGGTGTTTCCATTAGAAAATCTTTTTCTAGTGTGCGATCGCCCCCGCATTCTTTCCTTCGATAATCAACAACGCCTGCACGCCGAAGGTTCAGCTGCTATTCAATATGCCGATGGTTTCAGCATCTACGCTTATCATGGTATTATCTTACCTGAAGAATACGGCAAAGTGCATCCGGATCGATGGCAAGCTGAATGGCTTTTATCTGAGAAAAATGCTGAGTTGAGGCGAGTGCTAATTCAGGGAATTGGATATGCGAGAATTTGTCAGGAATTGCAACCAGTAGAATTAGACAATTGGCAAGAATATACATTGTTAAAAATTGATAATGATGTAGATATAGAGCAAATTTATATGTTAAAAATGACTTGTCCGAGTACGGGATACATTCACGCTTTGCGAGTACCGCCGAATATGCGATCGGCAAGAGAAGCGATTAAATGGGTGAATTGGGGAATAGACCCACAAGAGTTTTCTATACAAACTTGA